The DNA window ACACGTTGAAGCAATATTGGGAAAATGTGAGAGAATTTGGTTCTTCGGCTTGTGGCTAATGTCAAGGAGCACATACTTTTCGTCACGCTTTTTAAGTTGGTCGTCTATACTTCTTGCGACTACATCTCTTGGGGCAAGCTCCGCCCTTTCATCATACAAAGGCATAAACCTTTCCATGGCTAAATTATAAAGGATGCCACCATCACCTCTTACAGCTTCAGATATCAGAAATGCATTATCCCTAGGCTTGGTTGGTTGTATAGGAAGCCCTTCATCGGCTAAGGCGGTCGGATGGAACTGTACAAACCTGCATCGATCATGATTTTTAAAAAACAGAAGAAAAATATCACCACAGAAAGGAACGAAATACGATATACTCTATCATAAAAAACACTAGAAGACTTGACATGGGTATCCTTATTCATTCACCGGTAAATATTAACAGTTATGAAGCAATCAACTTACTCCATGTTAGAAATCACAGCTTGAGCTCGGTGTGCCATTGCAATTCCATCTCCGGTGGCTACCTGTGACATTAAAACACAAGTTAAATTAACATTCAAATAAGACTTTCAATACAGTGCAAGAGATACAGCATatacaaatcaacatattaagcATGCAAAAACTAGAATGAATTTGATGGCTCAATGTTTTTAGCTTAACGTAGAACGCATTGctcgtttattttttatttatacttCAACCATTGCATTATCAAAATTAAACCAAGCAGCAAAATAGGAAAAGGAGAATTCAAACTCTAGAAAAGAGAACTACCAATGGATTTGTGGTTTTAGGATAAATATGTCCAGCTCCCCCTGACGCTAGTAACGTCGCCTTTGAAAGAAATCTTACCACCTAAAAAAGCTAAAATAGATTAAAGATTAGAAAATATTCACTGATGGAAGTGATTTTGGTCTCAAACAATTACACGCAATTACTTTTCCCACCTCTAAGGTTTCAGTATTCAGTGTGTCAACACCAAGACAAGTTATATCAGATCCATTCTGTAACAACAGTGGCACTTTTCGGTTAGTGAATGCATCAAAACGTTCAAAATGTTCTTCAAAATTTGAACTTCCAAATATTTCTTAGGAATACcggaaaaaacaaaaaagagaacaAACCTGACAAGTGAGAAGATCTATAGCAAAATGGTGTTCAAACACAAAAATATTAGGATTGCTGGTAACTTCCTTCAATAGAGCACGTTCAATCTCTTTTCCAGTCATATCAGCAGCATGAACAATTCTATTATGTGAATGACCACCCTCCCTCATTAGATGCAAGTTACCGTCTTCCCCGTGATCAAACGATGCGCCCATAGCAATTAGTTCCCTGACTCTCTCTGGTCCTTCGGTACAGACAACCTGGAAAAAATGAATTAGAAGGTAATGTTATAGAAAATACCGTTGTTGTAATGCTCAATGCAGTAGTAATAATAAGCATTTATGCTATAAGtgcttaattaattttttatccaAACAGAGCCAGTGTTGAGAGAATAATTTACACGGTAAATCTAATAGGTCTAGAACATACCCGAACACTCTCCTCGTCACAAAGATAAGCACCAGCTACAATGGTGTCCTTCATGTGACTCTCCACAGAATCCGAAGGGCATAGCACAGAACTTACACCACCTTGAGCATAATTTGTGTTGCATTCATGAGGCTCAGCCTTTGTTATGACTGCAACAGTTCCATATTTTGCAACTTCAAGCGCATATCTGAGGCCAGCGATTCCACTCCCAATGACGGAAAAGTCAAAGTATTTTGTATGATCGTTTTTTTTGGATGAAGAAATGACTTTGAAGAATTTCTGATTCTTACAAAGCGGAGGTTCAGAAAACTCGCATCTGTGTATCTGCAGTACCTTGGAGTTGGATACCCATTTAGACCTAAATATATACACCGCAAAACAATCGAAAATCATTAGTTTCTCTAAAAAGAATGAGTCTGAAAGTCTATCTATGAAGTAAGATTTCACAATTTGACTCTAGCAAAGAAAACAAGTATTCTTCCATGAAGCACTGACACAAATACCAAACAGGACACTGACACGTCGACACAGatgataatttgaaaaaaatgaaattatcGAAAGTAACCACATGTGTCAATTTCGGACACCAGATAGTGACACATTTTGAATCTGAAGTGTTGATGTTGCATAGGTACTCTTTCTTACACATGTTACCATTAGCAAGATCCGAGATCGCTAATCTTGATTCCTAGATCAAAATCTTCTAACCGTACCTTGAGAATGCTCCGCGTAAATGTTTTAACAGCTAACTAACAACAATGGAATGACTCTTGAGAAGCAAAGAAGGTCTCATATTTAGATAAAAAAAAACAGATAGTGAGATATGACATAACTATGCATCAAAATGTTCACCATGAAAGATCTTTTCGCAAGTATCTCTTGATTTTGATAGGCATATCAGAAACCCGTGCAGTTCTTCTACAGCTTTGTCTCTTGTAGTCTGCCACTCTATAATGCAATGTGCCCCTTCCAGCAGGTATACAGGTTGCCATTGCAATGTTTCTGCACAAAAAGCAGAAAGAGACTAAATTTAAGTATGTATTAGCATTCTAAATCTCTTGTCACAAGCAGACTTTCACTCTCGCAATGGCAAACAACAAACTCCATGAACTATGCAGAACCAAACTCATGACCTAGCATAAGCAAACTCTCGATTAACAAACGACCGTTCAAAGTTTGTAAGAAATGAGTTTAGCTCATCTGAAGTGAACAATTCACTTTAGAGGCTAAAATAAGTAACCTCAATCGTTGATTTGTGTTGATGAGAAATTCAACCGTTGTTTTTTCAACACATTCATGATTTATTATGCAAGATCAAGTCACGTCGACCTTGATTGTCTGACATATGTTGCGTCTAACATTCATGCCACACCGACATATGTGATTACATTCAATTACTTCCATTTTCTCAAATTATGGTATCTGTGTGACAGTGCTTCAtagatattcaatatttttaaaatacccagattgccaattacaaacaagatttcagaaacaaaacaaaaaacaagtcTTTAAGGAAAATATTTAAGGAGATAAAAAGGTTGGGCAGAGTAAAATTTTGAACCAACAAAACACAACAAATAAGAGCCACTCACATACCAACAAAAACATAcacataaaaaaacataaaatttaggATAAACAAAAAATTGACATAATTAGAATTGTTTATTTTCCTGCAAAAAAGccaacttcaaaacaaacaatgttaattaaataataaaataagaaccACAAACACACGTGCTTCTACTATTTTTTCAATGAGAAACATGAAATTGAAGTTAGAAATGGAGAACCTGGAAGAAGCTCTGAAAGCACAGAACAAAAAGTAGCGTACCGGTTATTATTGGTGTATGATGATGAGTGAGGACACCAAAAAAGTGTGAGGTAAAAAAGGACTTTAGCGTTGCTTCACAGAAAATGAATCTCAACTAACCGAAAGTATGCTCAGTGGAAGAATATTTGCTCGCAACATAACCATGAAAATATAATGCGCAACATAACCATGAAAAGGTTTATAGTACTACTAAGGTTAAGGTTTAAATATTCTATTTATATTAATGGCCTAATAATTACAACTGTTtgataatgtaaaaaaaattatttaaaaaaataaaaaataaaaaataatattaaaaaaatcattcaCTCAATCAAAAGATATGTAAGAGTAGAGCCTTAATGAAAAATCTTAGATGTCAAAACACATAAGAGGTGGCAACAATAACCATAGTTCAACCGGATGATATAATATGTACAAATAGGGGATGAAATAATATGTATAAATAGAGTACGCATTTCCACTCCGTTTCCGTTTAAGTCTGTGTTacaaaagtttggaaaaaaatagATCGAGTTTTGTTGAAGATGCAGACCTAAAATTTTAGTCTTTCtcataaaaaaaatgagtgtGGGGCGAGACGGAATTGCGGATATTGCACCTTTTAAATTTAAAACCTGCAAATTTTCATGTTAATATTTACACCCGCAAAAATAAAGTAAACATATTAAAGAGTACATACCTAACACCTTAACCTCTATAAAAAAGTACAGACAAAACAAATATGTCTAAGAGGCCGGATCCGTTTTGCTTACAAACATATGAGTTACACCACCAAAACTTTATGTAAAAAAACATCTTCACCTTTTTGTCTTCGGCCACCACCTAAAAGGAATTTTAATTTTATGGTGAAAGATGTGTTTTTTTAgtgttaaaaattcaaaaatttaccTTTCCAAATAACTCATGTTTTTCAATTAGATTACTTAAACGTATTGACGAGCCTCTCCTTATTAAAGGAACGAGGGTCACATAATTGAAGAGTATGAGCGTAAATTTCATTCGGAAGAATGCATGAGATCCCCGATTTAAGAATGTTACATTAAATTTAGCCAAAAATAAACtcgtattttaaaaataaactagtaagatacccgtgtattttaaaaataaactagtaagatacccgtgttTCCgtacgggtaaatttatttaatattgtatgaa is part of the Vicia villosa cultivar HV-30 ecotype Madison, WI linkage group LG2, Vvil1.0, whole genome shotgun sequence genome and encodes:
- the LOC131652737 gene encoding L-aspartate oxidase 2-a, chloroplastic-like; its protein translation is MATCIPAGRGTLHYRVADYKRQSCRRTARVSDMPIKIKRYLRKDLSWSKWVSNSKVLQIHRCEFSEPPLCKNQKFFKVISSSKKNDHTKYFDFSVIGSGIAGLRYALEVAKYGTVAVITKAEPHECNTNYAQGGVSSVLCPSDSVESHMKDTIVAGAYLCDEESVRVVCTEGPERVRELIAMGASFDHGEDGNLHLMREGGHSHNRIVHAADMTGKEIERALLKEVTSNPNIFVFEHHFAIDLLTCQNGSDITCLGVDTLNTETLEVVRFLSKATLLASGGAGHIYPKTTNPLVATGDGIAMAHRAQAVISNMEFVQFHPTALADEGLPIQPTKPRDNAFLISEAVRGDGGILYNLAMERFMPLYDERAELAPRDVVARSIDDQLKKRDEKYVLLDISHKPKNQILSHFPNIASTCLQYGLDITRHPIPVVPAAHYMCGGVHAGLQGETNVKGLYVAGEVACTGLHGANRLASNSLLEALVFAQRAVQPSVDQMKSSSLDLTASNSWPRPIVPFSLGSNAKDKILSATDELRKELQSIMFYYVGIVRSTIWLETAEKKIGSLEAKWEEYLFRHEWKPTMVFPEICEMRNLFCCAKLVVSSALSRRESRGLHYTIDFPNLEESERLPTIIFPSSHLNSTWSSRQLHKQPMYQ